Part of the Micropterus dolomieu isolate WLL.071019.BEF.003 ecotype Adirondacks linkage group LG17, ASM2129224v1, whole genome shotgun sequence genome is shown below.
ACACGCCACAATAGGAACAATGTCTGCTTCTACACAAAGAGTATCTCTCATGCAAcagggtttttattttacttgtaGGGGGGGCTGAGACCTTGACAAAAGGTCCAGTGTTAGAGTGAGTGTGGCCCCAGCTGGTTCCCTTTACTACACAGACTGGCTAATGTACAGTGATCAGCCTGAGTCAACAGCCCTAGCCGGAAAAAGGGTCTTAATTGATGATAGGAAACTTTTTGGCCAAATGTGTTTGAACTGCCCCAAAATGTCCCATTGAATTTTCTGTGTCATTTTgttcacaaaatacaaaacaacccTGGACAACCTCAGCAGATACTTAACACGCAGAGCAAAACGTAcaaatgttgagttaattaacgTGTTCATTTGGAGAAACCAAGAACAGAAACTAACACTAAAGAgtaggtacacacacacacacacacacacacacacaggttctcctctctctctgtaattAGCCAATTACATCCTTCCAAATAAACATTTGAGCTTCACAAAGGACTTTTATACCTTTAGACAGTCTGCTCGAGGATATTTCAGACTGCTACATGGGTCCCACTTAGTCAGTGATTTGTCTGCCGTAAGcgcaaaacaataaatatgcttaTTAATTGTCTTGCAGATTTTGATGATTGTTTGTATGTTAAATATGAATCTGGAACCAGGAGGCTGTTAGCttagactggaagcagggggaaacagctagcctagctctgtccaaagctaataaacaaacaagcGAAAAAAACTGCCTACCAGTTActacacttttttttacagaataaaaaaataagatataaaaagttaattagtgagcttaagATGTGCTGGTATGCaccaggctagttgtttccccctgtttccagtctttatgctatgctaagctaatgggCTGCTTGCTTTAGCATCATATTATTGAGTGGTAGTAATCTTTTGACAAGAAAGcgaatttcccaaaatgtcaagctTTTCTGTTACCgtaaaacatttgttaaaagtaaaagtcagtATAAGACTTGTTTCATATAATCATTGACTTACTCTGTCTTTATAAAAACTGAGTGATTTAAAGCAGGTATATTAAAAGTGATTAAAGGCAGCACGAGAACCAGCAGTGCTACAGTGCCAAGTTTACAGACATCATCTGGAAACTTCATGAATCGAGAcagtcaaaatgaaacacaaccAAGTCTAAAAAAAGAGTCACAGAAGAACAAACTTCAAAACTCCAAATCAAAGTGTGTGAAATGCTACGGAGAATAGCAGATCCTTACCGAGCCCGAGGCCCgggtgggagggaggggaacagtgtgtgggtggggtggggtggggtgggggctCCTCTCTCAGAACACAGAGCCGAGGGGTGAGCCTTTGATGGCGGAGCATGACATGAGCACATTTAGGATGTGGGTGCTCTGACAGTGTGACAGCAGACACACTTGCCAGACGACCCAGCCCCAAATCTGATCCATTCTGGTACCTGCTGACAAACAACTTGCGCCAAAATCTTGACTCACATCAACTGTCCTGCTTTCCCTGACCCACTGGAGCCTTTCcacttgtttttaaaagctgaacTCAAGTTGTACCCTAACACTAAAATAATGTTTCCCAGCATTTACAAAGGGGCACAGACTTGGGTGTTTAATCTACCCTCAATCAATGGCACAAACAAACCCACAGGGGTTTAAAGATGTTCAGGGTCCATGTGGGTTTCAGGGCCAAGCTTAGACTCCCTCATCCTGTCCTTACCCACTCCCTCCCTTTAGAGTGTTTCTAAAAGCAGTCCTTGCATGGGTTTGTGTTCTTTGTTGATGctgttttcaaattttttttcgTCCTTTGTAACTCctgctccctctctttttctctgggGAGAGACTCTTTGGTACAAGAGATTAGAGCGGGTGCTGCCTAGCAACTGAATAAAAATGGCAGCTACAAAAGGGGCGCTCTCACTCTCCAACGTCTGACCTACATAATCCCGAGCCTCTGATCGTGCAACATAACAACATGATGAAAGGCCTGCTGTGATTTAACCCTCAAACAAATACTTGCCATCACTGACCCCCTAGCTCAAAGAGCAATCTCGCCTGCTGCAGAACACCAAAGGATGACTTCTGAAATCTTGACGGCGCCTAATTAGAAAGGAAGAAGAGGCCGCAAACACTATTGGAAATGAGATGAATGTATGTGAGGAGATGGCAGCAGAGTGGCAAAGGAGATTAACAGTGATCACAGCAATGCTGTTGGCTTCAGAGAGTGAGAGCGAGCGGCGGAACCTCCCTCTGTTCACTGATTCATCTCTACTTTAGCCACAGGCAGACGGAGCACAGGAATGAGTacagagggatgagaaagcttTACTTCTCTGTCTTCTGCTTATTGATCAAAGgatgtgaaaaaaacactttaaaaaaaagatacagcAAAAAGCTGGAAACTTTTTCTTGAAACTTTCTCCTCCTGCACCGTATTCTTAATATAATCTGCCCGGCCTTTACTCTTCCTTGTTTCCACTTTGTGTCGCAACACAGCTTTCATCTGCATCCATTTTGACCTGTCTGCGTCTCAGACATTACATTGCATttatttggcagatgcttttgtccaaagtaACGTACAATAAATGCATTCAATTCATTGTCAGTGCATCTTTTccaaataaacaactaaaacaGTTGAGAGCATGGGGTGTTCGTAGTTAGAAAGTTTTCAGCCTGTGGTGGAGGATGGGTAAAGCCTTGCTATGTAATAGTTAATTCCTTTTGCATTTCCTTGAACTTTAGTAATAGTTAATAGCAgctctctgttgtttttgtgtgggagCAACTCACAGTCTTTTCACAATCAGCACCAGCTTCATCCCTTAAATGTACATGTAAGTTCCATTGCTGATAAGCTGTGGTGCTTGTTCGTACACATTTAACTTTGAGGTGAAATGGTTCTTTTCAACAAcgtaatattactgtttttgtctccTCTGTACACACACCATCCCTTACATGTCTGACCATCCTGGAAGAGGCATCCCTAATCTGGTGCTCTTCCTTAAACCCCATAAAAGGGTTTATTTTAGGGTTTTTCTTATCCAGCATTTCAAGGGGTCTAAGGATGGAGGGTGCTGTATgatgtacagattgtaaagccctttgATGGTGAATTGTGATTTTGGGCTATATGAATAAAAGTGCCTTGATTTGACTTGAGTTGATTCAAGTTCAAATCTTGTTTTGGATCCTTTTTGGTCAATGTTTAACTAAAAGTTCTTTCTGATTTAAATTCAAAAGGACTTCCATTTCAGTGGTGTCAAGTCTTGACTCTCTTTTATATCAAGATGAAAGGATGAAGTCTGGAAATTGAGACTGAAAAGTTCCGTCCTTCAGGTCAGATCAAGTAGTTACATTTTGGACTTATGAACACTGCATAAAATCTTCATCCTAACTCTTCTATTATGTCTATTATTTAGTCTTATtatctttaaaatgaacaaaatctgCTAGTGGGGTAAAACTATTTCCCCTATTTCCAAGAAACTATTTCAAATCAAGGGTCCTTTTCTTGATGCTTGTGCAGCAATTTGTCTTATTTGCTAGTCTTGTTTCGAGATAGTAAGACTCATTTTTAGAAAATTCAAGAAAAggttattacatttaaattaattatgtcGACccaagaataaaaaataacctCAAAGAAGAATCTCAAAGACAAATTGGTGCTACTGCTGCTGATCTGATAACATGTAATTCGATTACATGTAACCTGTAATAGACTATTTCTTCCTCTGCAGCGCTTCTGAAATTCCAAGACACAGCCAACCCTCTGTACTCCAGAGCAGACTTTTAATCTCTCAGCCTGTGTGCTTTGATTTCATTGACGCGATAGATGCTGCGGAACAGTTTCAGCTGCTGTATCTCTTTAGCCACTTCACACGCCTGACGCTGTTTCCTCATCCCAACAAAAAGTCACAGTGAAGCCAAATTCTCAAACTCGCCTGCACGGGTTTTTATTTCCCCATGTAAATGTTTATGTCTGCACGATATGAGTCAGCATGCGTCTGTGCagttgtgtgtgcctgtgtgtgtgtgtgtgtgtgtgtgtgtgtgtgattttatgcGTGTTTGTATCGTGCTCTAACAGGCGAGACAGCAGCGGCGTACTGGGTGTCTGATTGGAGTCCGGTTGCGAGGAGTGGCGAGCTGTGTGAACTCTGGTGCTCTCTGACTGCCGCATTTTCATGGAAAGCATCTCTTTTGGGGCCTGCGGGTTTTCAATACGCTCATTTACACATCAAAACAGCACAGGAAAGGGATAGTGCTCAAGGGGGGTGAAGGCCTGCagaagggagggagggcagGGTAATGAAGGAtgctttattttctctttttccccctcagGGGTGGGCAGGGGTTTAAGTCTATGAGGGAGGCACATTGATGCCATAATGATCGCCTTTAATCAGACCCATGACCAGATGGAGGGATTTCTCCTCAGCAGACAAAAACATGGTGTCAGCAGCTGAAAGAAGGATAACCACTGAGGTGTTTCTAtgtctttttaataaaaaaacaaattgtacaAATCCTGGGTAAACAGGCCTGTTCTCTGTTGCTTTAAGATCAATAAATACACTGTTGAGCTCACAGTCTACACAATGTAATATTCCTGAGAAAGCTATAATGAAAAGTATTGCCTTTTCTGGGAGTAGTCTCACTTTTGGCCCAGACAAACTTGGTGCTCAGTGCGACTGACACTATTTAACCTCCTGAgccagaagagaagaaaaacagtgCGGAGACTCAGCCAAACTAAATCTTTTGAGTGAGGCCGAGCTTACTTACTCCTGAAATTGGACATTACTGGAAGATGGGGTGGGGTCTTCTTCAGAACAAGCTTGGTGTTGATTGGCTGCCGCTGCTCCAGCACTGCAgacctcaggtgtgtgtgtgtttgtttgtgtgtgtgtgtgtgatggggaAGGTGTTCCCGGCAGCCACATCTCTGGCGCCAAAGGAACCACAGCTCAAACAAACTCTTGTTTTTGGAGTGAGCCTTTCTTTTTTTGCCTCTATCTGAAGCTCTGTGCTGTGTGATTCCTTTCCTCTGCAAGAGAGAGAAGCTAAAAATAGCTGTCAGTGACCTGGAAATGCAGCGATAGACTTCATATTTGTGGAAAAAGAAACAGTAAAGACATCCTGTTGCTGCTGTAAAAAGTCGTTTCTGTTGACCTTCgccattttttaaaacctgtctTAATCATATTCAGCAAtacatggaaaaataaataacaaagaaatgcagaaagggcaagaaaatgaaaaaaaaagaaatgctgaGAAGGGGAAAAGACATTTAAACAAAGCCCTGCAGCCGAAGACAAACTTGCCCTCTGTGCTACCCCCATGTCCTTAACCCTCTGCAGCTACCTCCTTCCTATCTAATCAATGCAGCTCAGTGCAGGTGGGACAAGCTGGTTTGTGTCTCACACAGCAAGTGTTTGGCCTCTCTGGGTCATGTCACTGGAGTGCAAACTGGGGAGGAAGCACGCGCCCCCCGTTCAGGCGCCCATGAACTGGAACATGTGGCTGAAACACCACCAGCCGAGTCTCTGGCTGCAAGCGTGCTCCAAGCAAAACAGCCCTATTTAACAGTTAAATGTGATCCGCACAGTGTCAGAGTCCAGGACTCGCAGCGCTCGCCTGCCAAGCTGTGGACAACGTCTACAATGGCTgagtaatgaaaacaaaacaaaaaaaggggaGGATGTTGGTAGTTAACCCACATCGTGTTCTGCAGGAGGAAGGAATAAGTAATTGAAGTTAACTCAGGCGTTGCACAGATCTACACAACACTGCACTGACTGGAAGTGTGGTTAATTCACAACGGAGACATAATGCAGCTTTGATTTAGAccggtgtgtgtgtttagtaaATGAACACCAACATGTGCATGGAACAAGCTGTCGTGCATGGGTCTTATTATAACTCTGATGGAATTGCAAATGgtggaaaaatgaaaacaaaacaactgttaACCTCTGGAGATATAAGCGAGCACACGCCTGCTTCACACTGCCGAGGTTCCAGTAATGTAATGAAAACAAGCTCCTGGTCATCACATTTTTTTCCCATGCTATCACTCccatgtgctgctgctgctgctggtgacaCAGCACACAATTACACAGACATAATAATCAATTCCACTGCTGTCAAACACTGTAATTTCCACCGTGTTTTTGCTGCTAAATGACTTGCTGTGTGTGGCTGCAATTTGCGTTGGCACTTAAATTGTTAAAGTCCCGTAATGTAAAAgctatttattttcactttttttatgGACCATCTGAGAACATGGTGGCTCTTGTGCATGAtaaaatggactttattagtgAAATGTTAGTTGCAAGATCCCAACTTAGggtatttatttaatgaaaaaaatgttatgCAGTTTTTCTCTGCATCAGTCAGTGATTATTTATATCTGATGGCACAACGCTTCTTTCTCCAAATAAAAGGCCTTGCACTGAATcaaattcaaacatttaaacGTGGAAATTTGGATCTTTTGTATAGTGGAAATCACTCAATATCAGACACACGGCTTCCTCGAGCCACAAACCgcataaaaacttaaatattaatttattaatccATCTACTCCGTGAACAACCACAGTTCTGAGCCTGTGCTTAACTTAAATATGTCAGAGAAACCGTGCAATGAGGCTGAAATCCACTTCAGATTTGTCCTCTCAGATCAAAGTGCCGAGTGTTTGCACGGGGATCAAATGGAGCAGCGAGAGGGCAACAACAGTGATTCTGTGGAAGGATTAAAACAGccattaattaaatatattcctCCACAGACTGCTCCTGCATTTTTAAGACGATGATGCAAACATTAATACTTTTCCACGGATTATCACTCTATTCATCAGTGATTCTCTTTGAGGATTATTGTCGGGGACGCCTCTGGGATGTGTAGCATGCACTTGGAAGACAACACATTTGGCGGGGAGAAAAAGAAATTCCCAGGAGAAGAATGGCAGGAAGATCAggaaaaccagactgaaatgaGCAATCATTTGTGACTATTGAATTGGGAGCTCTTCAAGACttttaaaatggttaaataTTCATTATAAGCTACTGTGAGATAGTTAGATGACAACAATAACACCAGGCAGCGAAGACGTTTAACATGAATTCCACAAATTTATTACCCTTTTAAAGGCCAGAACCAGGGTTCTTATAAAAGGCACTTCATTTCCCTTTACCTTTAATAAATGCAtctaaaacaacaaatctgatAAGAGCCGAGGtgaactttaaattaaatatatttacaataaataaaacatttatacagaTTTATACAGTGAATCATGCCACATTCAGGAGGAGAATATTTCCCAAGATGCCTCCCATGACAGCCTTGCTTTAAAACACTGGGCATGTCTACTGCActatgaaacagaaaaatatgggTAACAATACTAAACATTTCCCTTTATGTATTGAATACTGTTTATAGGTAGTTTCTCATAGTGACGCCAGTACCTGTGTGTTCCttggcagcagcagagcagtaaCTGACAGTTCAATTCAACCACTCATCTTCTTACAAAGTCTTAGCAGCTCCTTACTCagggcatgtgtgtgtaaatgtgtgtgtttttgagtgtaCGTGGTAGCattttggctgtgtgtgtttgtgtgtgtgtgtgtgtttgtgtgtgtgtgtgtcactctcAGACATGTGTGGGGTTGTCTGAGTGCAGGTCAGTCTTGGCCATGTGCAGAACCACGGCAGGAGATTTGTAGTGGCAGTGTGTGCTGCCACAGCTGACACCACTGCAGGGTTTCCTGCTTCTAGTCCTGTCTGCCAGCTTTCTGCTGCACAGGCCCTGCCAGGTCTGCAGGGTCTTAGAGCTCCACACCCACACCCCGCTGGTGATGCCGACCACCAGCGACATGAAGATCTTCAGCATGAACACAGCCACGGTGGGCACAGACGTCTGCAGCGAGCAGTCGCTGCTGAGGCCGCACTTCATCTGCAGCCCTCTCAGCTTCCAGTAGTCCATGTTTAGCCTCTCGTAGAAGTAGCAGACGATGACGCAGGTGGCCGGCACCGTGTAGAGGATGGAGTAGATGCCGATTTTCACCATGAGCTTCTCCAGCTTCTCTGTGTTGGTGCCCTCTGTCTTCATCACTTTGCGGATGTGGAAGAGAGCCACGAAGCCTGTGAGGATGAAGGAGGTGCCGATGATCAGGTAGCAGGACAGAGGGATGAGGACGAAGCCGGTGAGCGCCCCAGAGTCCATGCTCCCCACGTAGCACAGCCCCGTCAGCTCATCTCCGGCCACTTTCCTCATGGTGAGGATGATGATGGTCTTCAGAGCGGGGATGCCCCAAGCCGCCATGTGGAAGTAGTTGCTGTGGGCCTCGATAGCCTCGTGGCCCCACTTCTTCCCTGCAGCGAGGAACCAGGTGAGGGTGAGGATGACCCACCAGATAGAAGAGGCCATGCCGAAGTAGTAGAGGATGAGGAAGACGATGGTGCAGCCCGTCGACTCCAGCCCTTCCTGGATGACGTAGAGCCCGCCTTGCTCCCGGTCACAGGCGATGTTCTCCGCCCCAGACACCGAGCGGATGATGAAGGCAACGGAGTAGACGTTGTAGCACATGGAGAGGAAGATGATGGGGCGCTCAGGGTACTGGAAGCGGTGAGGCTCCAGGAGGAAGGTCAGAACGGTAAAGGCAGTGGAGATGAAGCAGAGGATGGACCACACTGTCATCCAAATGAAGGCAAAGTCCTTGTCCTGCCTGGACCAGAAGACGTCTATAGCAGGGGAGCAGCGTGGTGCACACGACTGGCTCTTCTCCACAAACTGAAACTTGTCTGTGTTCTCACAGGAGCCCACGCTGCCCAGGGAGTTCCCGCCGCTGCTGTCCGACTGCCTGGGGCGAGGGGGCATTGGAAGCATGCCCTCGCCTTTCTTGCCCTCCGTCCTGGTTTCGTTCTCGGGGGCCTCCATGCACAGAGCGTTAGGGTCGTTTCTGGTGGGCAGCTTGGAGCAGTCGAGCGAGTCTGGCCAGGTGTAGCTGAACTTCTTCATGATGGGGGCACACCTCTCCCTGGCCTGCTCACACATTGGTCTGCAGGCGGGGATGGAGGTGGACACCTTGTCCGTGCACATGGGGGCGTAGAGGGAGCAGAGGAAGAAGCGGAGGTGCACATCGCAGCCATAAGCCACCAGAGGGGCAAACTCGTGCAGCTTGATGGCAGCCTCCTTCTGGTCGTCGTGGTCCATGAAGTTGGGCATCCGGGTCAGGTTGTAGCCGATCCCCTCGCACATGGGGATCACGATGGGCTCGCACTTAGCTGGTCTGCCTCGCTCCAGGTCGTAGGAGCCTATCTCAAAGCTGGAGCCAGAAATCACCAGCAGACACCACAAAAAAATCACCACCTTCAACGGACAACCGTCCatgctcattgttttggtcaaAAAAAACttgtcttttaaaaatgatcatGAAAAAGTCTGAACACACGGGGATCGGTTACAGAGAGATCCCCGCTATTTCCCCATGGCGAAGGCACGTCCAAAATCTGCCTTCACGTTCCCGCTCCGTTAGAGAAAACACTCCAAAAAAACAGCCGTGTACAGAAAGTGGGTACGTGCTGATTTATTCAGTCTTGAATTAAAGCGATTAATCCCAGGGACAGTCGCGATAAAGGTCCGTAACTAAGACGTGACAGTCGGAAACTTCGACCAACAATGGAGGAAAATCATCAAAATCAAACACCGAGAGCTGAGCGTAAATCCTCAAACCGACCGTTAGTAGCCGTCGATGAAAAAGCAGATATCAAAGCG
Proteins encoded:
- the fzd9b gene encoding frizzled-9b; this encodes MSMDGCPLKVVIFLWCLLVISGSSFEIGSYDLERGRPAKCEPIVIPMCEGIGYNLTRMPNFMDHDDQKEAAIKLHEFAPLVAYGCDVHLRFFLCSLYAPMCTDKVSTSIPACRPMCEQARERCAPIMKKFSYTWPDSLDCSKLPTRNDPNALCMEAPENETRTEGKKGEGMLPMPPRPRQSDSSGGNSLGSVGSCENTDKFQFVEKSQSCAPRCSPAIDVFWSRQDKDFAFIWMTVWSILCFISTAFTVLTFLLEPHRFQYPERPIIFLSMCYNVYSVAFIIRSVSGAENIACDREQGGLYVIQEGLESTGCTIVFLILYYFGMASSIWWVILTLTWFLAAGKKWGHEAIEAHSNYFHMAAWGIPALKTIIILTMRKVAGDELTGLCYVGSMDSGALTGFVLIPLSCYLIIGTSFILTGFVALFHIRKVMKTEGTNTEKLEKLMVKIGIYSILYTVPATCVIVCYFYERLNMDYWKLRGLQMKCGLSSDCSLQTSVPTVAVFMLKIFMSLVVGITSGVWVWSSKTLQTWQGLCSRKLADRTRSRKPCSGVSCGSTHCHYKSPAVVLHMAKTDLHSDNPTHV